The proteins below are encoded in one region of Nocardioides marmorisolisilvae:
- the paaK gene encoding phenylacetate--CoA ligase PaaK, whose product MEDRTPRPGDLEPIETASVDELRALQLDRLRWSLRHAYDNVPHYRRAFEDAGVHPDDLDELADLARFPFTTKADLRANYPFGMFAVPQDRVARVHASSGTTGRPTVVGYTREDIRTWSRVMARSIRASGGRPGDKVHVAYGYGLFTGGLGAHYGAEELGCTVIPVGGGMTERQVRLIVDFEPQVIMVTPSYMLSIVDEMERQGVDPRSTSLRVGIFGAEPWTNEMRREIETRLDIHAVDIYGLSEVMGPGVANECVETKDGLHVWEDHFYPEVIDPITEKVLPDGETGELVFTSLTKQAMPVVRYRTRDLTRLLPGTARTMRRMEKVTGRTDDMIILRGVNLFPTQIEELILQVPALTPHFQCVLERSGRLDSLTVKVERRKGATEAEVELAAVELTHLVKSTIGVTVGVDVVDLAGVERSSGKMRRIVDLRAQR is encoded by the coding sequence ATGGAGGACCGGACCCCCCGCCCGGGTGACCTGGAGCCCATCGAGACAGCGAGCGTCGACGAGCTGCGCGCCCTCCAGCTCGACCGGCTTCGGTGGAGCCTGCGACACGCCTACGACAACGTGCCGCACTACCGCCGTGCCTTCGAGGACGCCGGTGTCCATCCGGACGACCTCGACGAGCTCGCTGACCTCGCCCGATTCCCGTTCACCACCAAGGCCGACCTGCGCGCCAACTACCCGTTCGGGATGTTCGCGGTCCCGCAGGACCGGGTGGCGAGGGTGCACGCCTCATCAGGCACGACCGGTCGGCCGACGGTCGTCGGCTACACCCGCGAGGACATCCGCACCTGGAGCCGGGTGATGGCGCGGAGCATCCGTGCCTCCGGCGGCCGACCTGGGGACAAGGTGCACGTGGCCTACGGCTACGGCCTGTTCACCGGCGGCCTCGGCGCTCACTACGGCGCGGAGGAGCTCGGCTGCACGGTGATCCCGGTGGGTGGTGGGATGACCGAGCGCCAAGTCCGACTGATCGTGGACTTCGAACCGCAGGTGATCATGGTGACGCCGTCGTACATGCTCTCGATCGTCGACGAGATGGAGCGCCAGGGCGTCGACCCCCGCTCGACCTCACTGAGGGTGGGCATCTTCGGTGCGGAGCCGTGGACCAATGAGATGCGGCGCGAGATAGAGACTCGACTCGACATCCACGCCGTGGACATCTACGGGCTCTCGGAGGTGATGGGCCCGGGCGTCGCCAACGAGTGCGTGGAGACCAAGGACGGGCTGCACGTCTGGGAGGACCACTTCTACCCGGAGGTGATCGACCCCATCACGGAGAAGGTGCTGCCCGACGGCGAGACGGGCGAGCTCGTGTTCACCTCGCTGACCAAGCAGGCGATGCCGGTGGTGCGCTACCGCACCCGCGACCTCACACGGCTGCTGCCCGGGACCGCCCGCACGATGCGCCGGATGGAGAAGGTCACCGGGCGCACCGACGACATGATCATCCTGCGCGGGGTGAACCTCTTCCCGACCCAGATCGAGGAGCTGATCCTGCAGGTGCCGGCACTCACACCCCACTTCCAGTGCGTCCTCGAGCGCAGCGGCCGGCTCGACAGCCTCACCGTGAAGGTCGAGCGCCGGAAGGGGGCGACGGAGGCCGAGGTCGAGCTCGCCGCCGTCGAGCTCACGCATCTGGTGAAGAGCACCATCGGCGTCACGGTGGGCGTCGACGTGGTCGACCTTGCGGGAGTGGAGCGCTCCTCGGGGAAGATGCGGCGGATCGTGGACCTGCGGGCTCAGCGCTGA
- a CDS encoding MFS transporter, whose protein sequence is MTVLMPPEEPEDWQVDDVVVTEPPVIRRAIGAAAIGNITEWYDFGVYAYFEPTIKKVFFTGLGDTAGTVATFGLFAVAFLVRPFGGMFFGPLADRIGRNTVLATTMILMALGTFAIGCIPSHDSIGVWAPLLLLVARLVQGFSTGGEYGNAMTFIAEYAPDRRRGFLGSWLEFGTFTGYLMGAIVVTVADGVLSTHQLLTWGWRIPFFVALPLGIVGVYLRMRLADTPAFERLEEESAERERSTGGEFREILGLWRFLLVCMGLVLVWNVTNYMLTSYMPTYVTDTLPSAQGGGVSSTTSQVIQIVVMVVALLLIPLIGLLSDRVGRKPIAWVGAIGLVVLAFPMILLIRAQTEVGIFGGLLVMGLLLICFSATMPSTLPTLFPTEVRSGGLSISFNISVSLFAGTTSVVVGALVGATGDLDWPAYYLIIAGVIGIVSLVFLHEPNGRRMWGSPPAAGSQVEAQEIVDELDAA, encoded by the coding sequence GTGACCGTCCTGATGCCCCCGGAGGAACCCGAGGACTGGCAGGTCGACGACGTCGTCGTGACCGAGCCGCCGGTGATCCGGCGCGCGATCGGCGCGGCCGCCATCGGCAACATCACCGAGTGGTACGACTTCGGGGTCTACGCCTACTTCGAGCCGACCATCAAGAAGGTCTTCTTCACCGGCCTCGGGGACACCGCGGGCACGGTCGCGACGTTCGGGCTCTTCGCGGTGGCGTTCCTGGTGCGGCCCTTCGGCGGCATGTTCTTCGGCCCGCTGGCCGACCGGATCGGCCGGAACACCGTTCTCGCCACGACCATGATCCTGATGGCGCTGGGCACCTTCGCCATCGGCTGCATCCCGAGTCACGACAGCATCGGGGTCTGGGCGCCGCTGCTGCTGCTGGTCGCGCGCTTGGTGCAGGGCTTCTCCACCGGCGGGGAGTACGGCAACGCGATGACCTTCATCGCCGAGTACGCCCCCGACCGCCGCCGCGGCTTCCTGGGGAGCTGGCTCGAGTTCGGCACCTTCACCGGCTATCTCATGGGCGCGATCGTGGTGACGGTCGCCGACGGCGTGCTGAGCACGCATCAGCTGCTGACCTGGGGATGGCGGATCCCGTTCTTCGTCGCGCTGCCGCTCGGCATCGTGGGCGTGTACCTGCGGATGCGGCTCGCGGACACCCCCGCCTTCGAGCGCCTCGAGGAGGAGTCGGCCGAGCGCGAGCGCAGCACCGGGGGCGAGTTCCGCGAGATCCTCGGGCTGTGGCGGTTCCTGCTGGTCTGCATGGGCCTGGTGCTGGTCTGGAACGTCACCAACTACATGCTCACCTCCTATATGCCGACCTACGTCACCGACACCCTCCCGTCGGCCCAGGGCGGCGGTGTCTCGAGCACGACCTCGCAGGTGATCCAGATCGTGGTGATGGTGGTCGCCCTGCTGCTGATCCCGCTCATCGGCCTGCTGTCCGACCGGGTGGGCCGCAAGCCGATCGCCTGGGTCGGCGCGATCGGCCTGGTGGTCCTGGCCTTCCCCATGATCCTGTTGATCCGGGCCCAGACCGAGGTGGGCATCTTCGGCGGACTGCTGGTGATGGGCCTGCTGCTGATTTGCTTCTCGGCCACGATGCCCTCCACGCTGCCGACGCTGTTTCCCACGGAGGTCCGGTCCGGCGGGCTGTCGATCTCCTTCAACATCTCGGTCTCGCTGTTCGCGGGTACCACGTCGGTGGTGGTGGGCGCCCTGGTCGGGGCGACCGGGGACCTCGACTGGCCGGCGTACTACCTCATCATCGCGGGCGTGATCGGCATCGTCTCGCTGGTGTTCCTGCACGAGCCCAACGGGCGGCGGATGTGGGGCTCGCCCCCGGCGGCGGGATCGCAGGTCGAGGCCCAGGAGATCGTCGACGAGCTCGACGCCGCCTGA
- the paaB gene encoding 1,2-phenylacetyl-CoA epoxidase subunit PaaB produces MSVQPDWPLYEVFVRAKRGLNHVHVGSLHAADDHMALGHARDLYTRRNEGVSIWVVRSALIAASSPTEKDPNFAPSADKVYRHPTFYEIPDNVPHM; encoded by the coding sequence ATGAGCGTGCAGCCTGACTGGCCTCTCTACGAGGTGTTCGTCCGGGCCAAGCGGGGTCTCAACCACGTGCACGTGGGGTCACTGCACGCCGCCGACGACCATATGGCCTTGGGGCACGCACGCGACCTCTACACACGCCGTAACGAGGGCGTCTCCATCTGGGTGGTGCGCAGCGCGCTGATCGCCGCGTCCAGCCCGACCGAGAAGGACCCGAACTTCGCGCCCAGCGCCGACAAGGTCTACCGGCACCCGACCTTCTACGAGATCCCCGACAACGTCCCGCATATGTGA
- the paaA gene encoding 1,2-phenylacetyl-CoA epoxidase subunit PaaA, translating to MAEADAQLAADFQRTIDAGDRIEPRDWMPDGYRRTLVRQVAQHAHSEIIGMQPEGNWVTRAPSLRRKAILLAKVQDEAGHGLYLYSAAETLGVDRGELTRMLIESRQKYSSIFNYPALTYADVGTIGWLVDGAAICNQVPLCRSSYGPYARAMVRICKEESFHQRQGYELLMTMMNGTDAQRAMVQESVDRFWWPSLMMFGPPDAASPNTAQSMAWGVKRHTNDELRQRFVDMTVPQADALGVRLPDPELRWNAERGHHDFGEPDWDEFMAVVKGGGPCNTQRLAVRREAHENGAWVREAATAFALRQAQGPGMEAAS from the coding sequence ATGGCCGAGGCAGACGCACAGCTCGCCGCGGACTTCCAGCGCACCATCGACGCCGGTGACCGCATCGAGCCGCGGGACTGGATGCCGGACGGCTACCGGAGGACTCTGGTGCGCCAGGTCGCGCAACACGCACACTCGGAGATCATCGGGATGCAGCCCGAGGGCAACTGGGTCACCCGGGCACCGAGTCTGCGCCGCAAGGCGATCCTGCTCGCGAAGGTGCAGGACGAGGCCGGGCACGGGCTGTACCTCTACTCCGCGGCGGAGACGCTCGGCGTCGACCGCGGCGAGCTCACCCGGATGCTGATCGAGTCCCGGCAGAAGTACTCATCGATCTTCAACTACCCCGCGCTGACCTACGCCGACGTCGGCACGATCGGCTGGCTCGTGGACGGCGCGGCGATCTGCAACCAGGTGCCGCTGTGCCGCTCGTCGTACGGGCCCTACGCGCGGGCGATGGTGCGGATCTGCAAGGAGGAGTCGTTCCACCAACGGCAGGGCTACGAGCTGCTGATGACGATGATGAACGGCACCGACGCGCAGCGCGCGATGGTGCAGGAGTCCGTCGACCGGTTCTGGTGGCCGTCGCTGATGATGTTCGGCCCGCCGGACGCAGCGTCCCCCAACACCGCCCAGTCGATGGCGTGGGGGGTCAAGCGGCACACGAACGACGAGTTGCGTCAGCGGTTCGTGGACATGACCGTGCCCCAGGCCGACGCCCTCGGTGTGCGGCTGCCCGACCCTGAGCTGCGCTGGAACGCCGAGCGCGGGCACCACGACTTCGGCGAGCCGGACTGGGACGAGTTCATGGCGGTGGTCAAGGGTGGCGGACCGTGCAACACCCAGCGGCTCGCCGTACGACGCGAGGCGCACGAGAACGGCGCCTGGGTGCGGGAGGCGGCGACGGCTTTCGCCCTTCGACAAGCTCAGGGACCGGGGATGGAGGCCGCGTCATGA
- a CDS encoding class F sortase yields MRPQVWATLRSRAMALTAPRWGRRNWSAVAAAAAVIAVLSLVWQLSSEPEPAHASRNRLAHVAPQQVLPGQTLRADFCGQPAAGPFVPTSITIPGITRDSAVIALPRDANNIPSPLPLTDAAKHEFAWDEQPSPMPGAKKGNVILNTHTWPWFSTPAMGNLLLEHLHRGDRIIVRGKDTHLCYQVTRKVSIWADQPYPAYYVTDGRPQLAIMVCSGTRVGPGDWDHRTAWFASPMA; encoded by the coding sequence ATGAGGCCCCAGGTCTGGGCGACGCTGCGCTCCCGTGCGATGGCGCTCACCGCGCCTCGATGGGGCCGCCGCAACTGGTCCGCGGTCGCAGCCGCGGCCGCGGTCATCGCCGTACTCTCCTTGGTCTGGCAACTGTCGTCAGAGCCCGAGCCGGCGCACGCCTCCCGGAACCGCCTGGCCCACGTCGCGCCGCAGCAGGTGTTGCCCGGCCAGACCCTGCGGGCGGACTTCTGCGGGCAGCCGGCCGCCGGGCCGTTCGTGCCGACCAGCATCACCATCCCGGGCATCACCCGCGACTCGGCCGTGATCGCACTGCCCCGCGACGCCAACAACATTCCCAGCCCGCTGCCGCTGACCGATGCGGCCAAGCACGAGTTCGCGTGGGACGAGCAGCCCAGCCCGATGCCGGGCGCCAAGAAGGGCAACGTCATCCTCAACACGCACACGTGGCCGTGGTTCTCCACGCCCGCGATGGGCAACCTGCTGCTCGAGCACCTGCACCGGGGGGACCGGATCATCGTCCGCGGCAAGGACACCCACCTGTGCTACCAGGTGACCCGCAAGGTGAGCATCTGGGCCGACCAGCCCTACCCGGCGTACTACGTCACCGACGGCAGGCCGCAGTTGGCGATCATGGTCTGCTCGGGCACCCGGGTCGGGCCGGGCGACTGGGATCACCGGACGGCCTGGTTCGCCTCGCCGATGGCCTGA
- a CDS encoding TetR/AcrR family transcriptional regulator, translating into MTTTRALPDGSPRPRYDLDALLAVAAQVFTERGYDGTSMEDLSRASGLSKSSLYHHIESKEQLLRLALERAVEPMLALLRAPGATTGPAVDRLAHVVRAMVALLAAELPSVTLLLRVHGNTDTERWALEQRRSFDRKVAALVRAAIDEGDVRAEVDARTTARLAFGMVNSLVEWYRPTSQAATDRLADQVATMVFDGIRS; encoded by the coding sequence ATGACGACCACACGCGCCCTGCCGGACGGCTCGCCCCGTCCCCGGTACGACCTCGACGCGCTGCTCGCCGTCGCCGCACAGGTCTTCACCGAGCGCGGGTACGACGGCACCTCGATGGAGGACCTGTCCCGCGCGTCGGGGCTGTCGAAGTCCTCGCTCTACCACCACATCGAGTCCAAGGAGCAGCTGCTCCGGCTCGCCCTCGAACGTGCCGTGGAGCCGATGCTCGCGCTGCTGCGAGCCCCGGGCGCGACCACGGGCCCGGCCGTCGACCGACTGGCCCATGTGGTCCGGGCGATGGTGGCCCTGCTCGCGGCCGAGTTGCCGTCGGTGACACTGCTGCTGCGGGTGCACGGCAACACCGACACCGAGCGCTGGGCCCTGGAGCAGCGCCGCTCCTTCGACCGCAAGGTCGCCGCCCTGGTGCGTGCCGCGATCGACGAGGGCGATGTCCGTGCCGAGGTCGACGCCCGGACCACCGCCCGGCTGGCCTTCGGCATGGTCAACTCGCTGGTGGAGTGGTACCGCCCCACCTCGCAGGCCGCCACCGATCGACTGGCCGACCAGGTCGCCACCATGGTCTTCGACGGCATCCGCAGCTGA
- the paaN gene encoding phenylacetic acid degradation protein PaaN — translation MPASLDALVATHADLLERAQRAAHDRTYFSAYDESPSPRVYGEGAAEAGQHAYDALLGRPFDLPGHPDDGIPAGSEVSPYGPALGVTYPHAGVDALVEAARQGLPAWQATTPQVRASVAVEILGRINARSFEMAHAVMHTSGQAFVMAFQAGGPNAQDRGLEATIYALAEQERHATSTIWEKPQGKRPPLRMVKEFTPVGRGIALVVACNTFPTWNSYPGLFASLVTGNACVVKPHPGAVLPLAISVAVAREVLAEHGFDPNLVLLATEAEGELLAADLATHPAVGIIDFTGGPAFGTWLEEHCVSKQVYTEKAGVNQVLFESTDAYRAALANLAFTLSLYSGQMCTTTQTIYLPADGVRTDEGLRTPAEFAADLSTALDGLLGDDARAAGILGALVNDDVADRLAGQPKESVVVESRPVAVPEWPDARVRTPLVHLADPTDRPSWTAECFGPVSFLVPLPREQMTDVFEQVTREKGSLTAGVYSIDEAFIGGVRAAALRACVALSENLTGGVFVNQTAAFSDFHATGGNPAANASYADGQFVAGRFRVVGIRRHAPEPAAVEGR, via the coding sequence ATGCCCGCCAGCCTGGACGCACTCGTCGCCACCCACGCAGACCTGCTCGAGCGCGCCCAGCGCGCGGCACATGACCGCACCTATTTCTCGGCGTACGACGAGTCCCCCAGTCCTCGGGTGTACGGCGAGGGAGCCGCCGAGGCCGGCCAGCACGCGTACGACGCCCTGCTCGGACGGCCGTTCGACCTGCCGGGGCACCCTGACGACGGCATCCCGGCCGGGTCGGAGGTCTCGCCGTACGGCCCGGCCCTCGGGGTCACCTACCCACACGCCGGCGTGGACGCCCTCGTCGAGGCCGCGCGCCAGGGCCTGCCGGCCTGGCAGGCCACCACCCCGCAGGTCCGCGCGTCGGTCGCGGTGGAGATCCTCGGTCGGATCAACGCCCGCAGCTTCGAGATGGCCCATGCCGTGATGCACACCTCCGGTCAGGCCTTCGTGATGGCGTTCCAGGCCGGCGGACCGAACGCCCAGGACCGCGGCCTGGAGGCGACCATCTATGCGCTGGCCGAGCAGGAGCGGCACGCCACCAGCACGATCTGGGAGAAGCCCCAGGGCAAGCGCCCGCCACTGCGGATGGTCAAGGAGTTCACCCCCGTCGGCCGTGGCATCGCTCTGGTCGTCGCCTGCAACACGTTCCCGACGTGGAACTCCTACCCGGGGCTCTTCGCGAGCCTGGTCACCGGCAACGCCTGCGTGGTCAAGCCGCATCCGGGCGCCGTGTTGCCGCTGGCGATCTCGGTGGCGGTGGCGCGCGAGGTGCTCGCCGAGCACGGCTTCGATCCCAACCTGGTGCTGCTCGCGACCGAGGCCGAGGGTGAGCTGCTCGCGGCCGACCTGGCCACCCACCCGGCGGTCGGCATCATCGACTTCACCGGCGGCCCGGCCTTCGGCACCTGGCTGGAGGAGCACTGCGTCAGCAAGCAGGTCTACACCGAGAAGGCCGGCGTCAATCAGGTGCTGTTCGAGTCCACCGACGCCTATCGCGCCGCGCTCGCCAACCTGGCCTTCACGCTGTCGCTCTACAGCGGGCAGATGTGCACCACCACCCAGACCATCTACCTGCCGGCCGACGGCGTGCGCACCGACGAGGGGCTGAGGACACCGGCCGAGTTCGCCGCCGACCTGAGCACCGCGCTGGACGGCCTGCTCGGCGACGACGCGCGGGCAGCGGGGATCCTCGGTGCGCTGGTCAACGACGATGTGGCCGACCGGCTGGCCGGCCAGCCCAAGGAGAGCGTGGTGGTGGAGTCGCGCCCGGTCGCCGTACCGGAGTGGCCCGATGCCCGGGTGCGCACCCCGCTGGTCCACCTCGCCGACCCCACCGACCGGCCGAGCTGGACCGCAGAGTGCTTCGGGCCGGTCTCGTTCCTGGTGCCGCTGCCCCGCGAGCAGATGACCGACGTCTTCGAGCAGGTCACCCGCGAGAAGGGCTCGCTGACCGCCGGGGTCTACTCCATCGACGAGGCCTTCATCGGCGGCGTCCGGGCGGCCGCGCTGCGCGCTTGCGTCGCGCTGTCGGAGAACCTCACCGGCGGCGTTTTCGTCAACCAGACCGCGGCGTTCTCCGACTTCCACGCCACCGGCGGCAACCCGGCGGCGAACGCCAGCTACGCCGACGGCCAGTTCGTCGCGGGTCGGTTCCGGGTGGTCGGCATCCGCCGGCACGCGCCCGAGCCGGCTGCTGTGGAGGGCCGATGA
- a CDS encoding DnaJ family domain-containing protein: MPESDDRPTGRPEHSAERPDRGSARDARTNRSAAAARIQHQTSWVDQQIRVAMAKGEFDNLPGAGKPIKDLGSSHDPDWWLKKLIEREQITGVLPPALALRKEDAELEASLDKEWSERVVRDRLEDFNRRVIEARRQLLGGPPVITRTRDVDAEVAAWRRRRTR, encoded by the coding sequence GTGCCCGAGAGCGACGACAGGCCGACGGGACGGCCCGAGCACTCCGCGGAACGACCGGACCGGGGCAGCGCCCGCGACGCCCGGACGAACCGTTCCGCCGCTGCCGCGCGCATCCAGCACCAGACCTCCTGGGTGGACCAGCAGATCCGGGTCGCGATGGCCAAGGGCGAGTTCGACAACCTGCCCGGTGCCGGGAAGCCGATCAAGGATCTCGGCAGCAGCCACGACCCCGACTGGTGGCTGAAGAAGCTCATCGAGCGCGAGCAGATCACCGGCGTGCTCCCACCGGCCCTGGCGCTGCGCAAGGAGGACGCCGAACTCGAGGCCAGCTTGGACAAGGAGTGGTCCGAGCGCGTCGTCCGCGACCGGCTCGAGGACTTCAACAGACGGGTGATCGAGGCACGTCGGCAGCTCCTCGGTGGACCGCCGGTGATCACTCGGACCCGTGATGTCGACGCCGAGGTCGCTGCCTGGCGAAGGCGACGTACCCGATGA
- the paaC gene encoding 1,2-phenylacetyl-CoA epoxidase subunit PaaC has translation MTDPDHDEYAAYASLAEAHDESRWAFGTGFSDPLAGVDVTLPTGVDGAALATYCLMLGDDALLMSQRLAEWLTHAPELEEEVALANIGLDLLGQARLLLARAGAADPTVVPPLPEGSPVPADDALAYFRDDHEFRCVRLVERHDRDFAECVVRIMVFSAWRLALLERLADSDDAVLAAIAAKGIHEVAYHRDYAARWVRTLALGTDESRARTEAALAVVWAFLPELFVSHPVEAAMSVAGVGVDPAAVEESVRRTLIHVLAASDLDVPEVPAVGPVSGRSGRDGVHTEDLSHTLAEMQSVARAHPSGRW, from the coding sequence ATGACCGACCCCGACCACGACGAGTACGCCGCCTACGCCAGCCTCGCCGAGGCGCACGACGAGAGCCGCTGGGCCTTCGGCACCGGCTTCTCCGACCCACTGGCCGGCGTCGACGTGACCCTGCCGACCGGCGTGGACGGGGCCGCGCTGGCCACCTACTGCCTGATGCTCGGGGACGACGCACTGCTGATGTCCCAGCGGCTCGCGGAGTGGCTGACCCACGCGCCCGAGCTCGAGGAGGAGGTCGCGCTGGCCAACATCGGCCTCGACCTCCTCGGCCAGGCCAGGCTGCTGCTGGCCCGCGCCGGAGCCGCCGACCCGACCGTGGTGCCGCCGCTGCCCGAGGGCTCGCCCGTCCCGGCCGACGACGCTCTCGCCTACTTCCGTGACGACCACGAGTTCCGTTGCGTCCGACTCGTCGAACGCCACGACCGCGACTTCGCCGAGTGCGTGGTCCGGATCATGGTGTTCAGCGCCTGGCGCCTGGCGCTCCTCGAGCGACTGGCCGACAGCGACGATGCCGTGCTCGCCGCCATCGCGGCGAAGGGGATCCACGAGGTCGCCTACCACCGCGACTACGCCGCCCGATGGGTGCGCACCCTGGCCCTGGGCACCGACGAGTCCCGCGCCCGCACCGAGGCCGCCCTCGCGGTCGTGTGGGCGTTCCTGCCCGAGCTCTTCGTCAGCCACCCCGTCGAGGCCGCGATGTCCGTGGCCGGAGTCGGCGTCGATCCGGCGGCGGTGGAGGAGTCGGTACGCCGCACCCTGATCCACGTCCTGGCCGCCTCAGATCTGGACGTGCCGGAGGTGCCCGCCGTCGGCCCGGTCAGCGGCCGCAGCGGCCGCGACGGAGTCCACACCGAGGACCTCAGCCACACCCTCGCCGAGATGCAGAGCGTGGCGCGGGCCCACCCGTCAGGGCGGTGGTGA
- the paaE gene encoding 1,2-phenylacetyl-CoA epoxidase subunit PaaE: MAETRPTTRARGFAPLRVRQVEPLCADAAAVTFDVPEEWAADFAFRPGQSITVRREVDGREERRSYSICAPVGPDLRVGVREVADGVVSSWLVRDVRPGDTVEVLPPSGRFVADPAAGGRHVLIAAGSGITPMLSIAGSLLGAGDAQVTLFYGNRHASSVMFAEELADLKDAHGSRFELVHVLSREPREVELFTGRLDRDRLATLLDELVPVAAVDGFWLCGPHEMVVSARTLLGELGVPAERVHAELFYVEDAAPPPVRHREPGVSGPTAAITVVLDGRRTELQLPYDETVLDSAQRSRADLPFACKGGVCGTCRARVTAGSVDMRRNYALEDAEVEAGFVLTCQSYPDSASACVDFDA; the protein is encoded by the coding sequence ATGGCGGAGACGAGGCCGACCACCCGGGCGCGCGGGTTCGCGCCCCTGCGGGTGCGCCAGGTCGAGCCGCTCTGCGCCGACGCCGCGGCAGTCACCTTCGACGTCCCCGAGGAGTGGGCGGCCGACTTCGCCTTCCGGCCCGGCCAGTCCATCACGGTGCGGCGAGAGGTCGACGGCCGCGAGGAGCGCCGCTCCTACTCCATCTGCGCCCCCGTCGGCCCCGACCTGCGGGTCGGCGTGCGGGAGGTCGCCGACGGGGTCGTGTCGTCCTGGCTGGTGCGCGACGTCCGCCCGGGCGACACGGTCGAGGTACTGCCGCCGTCCGGGCGCTTCGTCGCCGACCCCGCGGCGGGCGGTCGGCACGTGCTGATCGCCGCCGGCTCCGGCATCACCCCGATGCTCTCCATCGCGGGCTCGCTGCTTGGAGCCGGCGACGCCCAGGTGACGTTGTTCTACGGCAACCGGCACGCCAGCTCGGTGATGTTCGCCGAGGAGCTGGCCGACCTCAAGGATGCCCACGGGTCGCGCTTCGAGCTGGTGCACGTCCTGTCCCGCGAGCCACGTGAGGTCGAGCTGTTCACCGGGCGCCTTGACCGCGACCGGCTCGCCACCCTGCTCGACGAGCTGGTCCCGGTCGCTGCCGTCGACGGGTTCTGGCTGTGCGGACCGCACGAGATGGTCGTGTCCGCCCGCACGCTGCTCGGCGAGCTCGGCGTGCCCGCCGAGCGGGTGCACGCCGAGCTGTTCTACGTCGAGGACGCAGCTCCACCGCCGGTCCGACACCGCGAGCCCGGCGTCTCCGGCCCGACCGCCGCGATCACGGTGGTGCTCGACGGCCGCCGTACCGAGCTCCAGCTGCCGTACGACGAGACCGTCCTCGACTCGGCCCAGCGCAGCCGCGCCGATCTCCCGTTCGCCTGCAAGGGCGGCGTCTGCGGCACCTGCCGGGCCCGCGTGACGGCCGGTTCGGTGGACATGCGTCGCAACTACGCCCTCGAGGACGCCGAGGTCGAGGCGGGGTTCGTGCTCACCTGTCAGTCCTACCCTGACAGCGCCTCCGCCTGCGTCGACTTCGACGCGTGA
- the paaD gene encoding 1,2-phenylacetyl-CoA epoxidase subunit PaaD: MRSSDSPRVLDRPRPDDPGLLTRARTAAESVTDPELPMLSLADLGVLRDVRLEEGHVVVTITPTYTGCPAMETMRADLLLALRRAGCADAQVRTSLAPAWSSDDITDRGRWLLAEHGIAPPAPAARRTGPVPLTLGRATAAVPCPRCGAEQTRELSHFGSTACKALRTCPACGETFDHVKEH, translated from the coding sequence GTGAGGTCGTCCGACTCACCCCGTGTCCTGGACCGTCCACGACCGGACGACCCGGGCCTGCTGACCCGAGCCCGGACCGCAGCCGAGTCGGTCACCGACCCCGAGCTGCCGATGCTGTCCCTGGCCGACCTGGGGGTGCTGCGGGACGTGCGGCTCGAGGAGGGGCACGTGGTCGTCACGATCACGCCGACCTACACCGGCTGCCCGGCGATGGAGACGATGCGCGCCGACCTGCTGCTGGCGCTGCGCCGGGCCGGCTGCGCCGACGCCCAGGTGCGGACGTCGCTGGCCCCGGCCTGGAGCAGCGACGACATCACCGACCGGGGACGTTGGCTGCTGGCCGAGCACGGGATCGCACCGCCCGCACCGGCGGCCCGTCGTACCGGCCCGGTCCCGCTCACGCTGGGTCGGGCCACGGCCGCCGTACCCTGCCCGCGCTGTGGCGCGGAGCAGACCCGCGAGCTCTCCCACTTCGGCAGCACCGCCTGCAAGGCGCTGCGCACCTGTCCGGCCTGCGGCGAGACCTTCGACCACGTCAAGGAGCACTGA